The following are encoded together in the Salmonella enterica subsp. enterica serovar Choleraesuis genome:
- the cca gene encoding multifunctional CCA protein has protein sequence MVKIYLVGGAVRDGLLGLPVKDRDWVVTGATPQQMLDAGYQQVGRDFPVFLHPDSHEEYALARTERKSGQGYTGFTCYAAPDVTLPEDLLRRDLTINAIAEDASGALIDPYNGQQDLQQRILRHVSPAFSEDPLRVLRVARFSARYAHLGFTIAPETQALMEEMAASGELENLTPERVWKETENALLGRDPEVYFQVLRDCGALRVLFPEIDALFGVPAPAKWHPEIDTGVHTLMTLAMAARLSPELDVRFSALTHDLGKALTPPELWPRHHGHGPRGVKCVAQMCTRLRIPNEVRDLARLVAEFHDLVHTINVLQPKTLVKLFDAVDAWRKPQRIEQIALTSEADARGRTGFEEKDYPQGRLLREAWDAARQVAAKEVVEAGFTGAAIRNELTKRRIAAVAAWKEQRCPQPEG, from the coding sequence ATGGTGAAGATTTATCTGGTCGGTGGTGCAGTACGAGATGGCCTGTTGGGACTACCGGTTAAAGACAGAGACTGGGTGGTAACCGGCGCGACGCCTCAGCAAATGCTGGACGCAGGCTATCAGCAAGTTGGCCGCGACTTCCCGGTATTTCTCCACCCAGATTCACACGAAGAATACGCCTTAGCCCGCACCGAGCGTAAATCAGGCCAGGGCTATACTGGCTTTACCTGCTATGCCGCGCCAGACGTCACTTTGCCGGAAGATTTACTGCGTCGCGACCTCACCATCAACGCTATTGCTGAGGATGCCTCCGGCGCGCTTATCGACCCCTATAACGGCCAGCAGGATCTCCAGCAGCGTATTCTGCGCCACGTTTCACCGGCTTTTAGCGAGGATCCGCTACGGGTGCTGCGCGTCGCGCGTTTTAGCGCCCGCTACGCCCATCTTGGCTTTACCATCGCCCCCGAAACTCAGGCGCTAATGGAAGAGATGGCGGCATCCGGCGAGCTGGAAAATTTAACGCCAGAACGTGTCTGGAAAGAGACCGAAAACGCCCTTTTAGGCCGGGATCCCGAGGTCTATTTCCAGGTGCTGCGCGACTGCGGGGCGCTGAGAGTGCTGTTCCCGGAAATAGATGCGCTTTTCGGCGTTCCCGCTCCGGCTAAATGGCATCCGGAAATCGATACCGGAGTGCATACCCTCATGACCCTGGCGATGGCCGCCCGGCTAAGCCCGGAGCTGGACGTGCGTTTCTCAGCCCTGACTCACGATTTGGGTAAGGCGCTAACGCCACCGGAGCTCTGGCCACGCCATCACGGGCACGGCCCGCGAGGCGTAAAATGCGTTGCTCAGATGTGTACCCGACTGCGTATTCCTAATGAAGTACGCGATTTGGCACGTCTGGTCGCTGAATTCCACGATTTAGTGCATACCATCAACGTGCTGCAACCTAAAACGCTGGTGAAATTATTTGATGCGGTAGATGCCTGGCGTAAGCCACAGCGAATTGAGCAAATCGCGCTAACCAGCGAGGCTGATGCCAGAGGGCGCACCGGCTTTGAAGAGAAGGATTATCCGCAGGGAAGATTACTGCGAGAGGCATGGGATGCCGCTCGCCAGGTCGCGGCAAAAGAGGTGGTCGAAGCCGGATTTACCGGTGCCGCTATTCGCAATGAGCTGACCAAACGCAGAATTGCAGCCGTAGCGGCCTGGAAAGAACAGCGTTGCCCTCAGCCTGAAGGCTAA
- the ygiF gene encoding inorganic triphosphatase, which translates to MAQEIELKFIVQSEAMPALRQWLDGLDGKHSAARQLLNIYFETPDLQLRRHDMGLRIRGDGPNYEMTMKTAGVTIGGLHQRPEFNVSLTKPELDLAAFPEDMWPQGFDVEKLSTAVAPLFRTDFAREKWVVTHGSSSVEIALDCGEIIANELSEPLCELELELLDGNIEDLLALARQLVGIPGLRAGLLSKAARGYHLAKGNPPRLIEPLAGLELPERATVEQGLSAALNLALNHWAWHEELWLRGNSHALVEILDALALVRHTLALFGGVVPRKASTRLRDLVTQTEVSLNGGESSETLAYGTLAATTRQALTEWLLLRGWRPFLDDAAVKKIEGSFKRFADINLSRQSSELRTAFDSQLGERAEDQLPRLARVLDSVHILAAVYPPAASLEWLAAWRELEDAVRGRQRAEIEQCRRIALAQLPFWAHSGKR; encoded by the coding sequence ATGGCTCAGGAAATTGAATTAAAGTTTATTGTCCAATCAGAAGCAATGCCAGCGCTGCGTCAGTGGCTGGATGGGCTTGATGGAAAACACAGCGCCGCGCGCCAGCTATTGAACATCTATTTTGAAACTCCAGATTTGCAACTGCGTCGCCATGATATGGGGCTGCGGATCCGCGGCGATGGTCCAAATTACGAGATGACCATGAAAACCGCCGGTGTCACGATAGGCGGCTTGCATCAGCGCCCGGAGTTCAATGTATCGCTGACTAAGCCAGAGTTGGATCTTGCGGCATTCCCTGAAGATATGTGGCCGCAAGGGTTTGATGTGGAGAAATTGAGTACGGCAGTGGCTCCTCTGTTTCGTACCGATTTTGCTCGTGAGAAGTGGGTGGTTACTCACGGCTCAAGCAGCGTAGAGATTGCCCTCGACTGTGGAGAGATTATCGCGAACGAGCTAAGCGAGCCGTTGTGCGAGCTGGAGCTTGAGCTGCTGGATGGCAATATTGAAGACCTGCTGGCGTTGGCTCGTCAACTGGTTGGTATTCCTGGCCTGCGTGCCGGGCTGCTGAGCAAAGCGGCTCGTGGCTACCATCTGGCGAAAGGTAATCCGCCGCGTCTGATTGAACCGCTGGCCGGGCTTGAGCTACCGGAGCGGGCAACGGTTGAGCAGGGACTAAGCGCGGCGCTTAATCTGGCGCTCAATCACTGGGCCTGGCATGAGGAGCTGTGGCTGCGCGGAAATTCCCATGCTCTGGTTGAGATTCTGGATGCACTGGCGCTGGTTCGCCACACGCTGGCGCTTTTCGGCGGCGTGGTTCCAAGAAAAGCGAGCACTCGCTTACGTGATTTAGTCACTCAAACAGAAGTATCGCTTAATGGCGGCGAATCCTCAGAGACTCTGGCTTACGGTACGCTGGCGGCAACGACTCGTCAGGCCTTAACCGAATGGTTACTGCTACGCGGCTGGCGGCCATTCCTGGATGATGCGGCAGTTAAGAAAATCGAAGGGTCATTTAAGCGTTTTGCTGATATCAATCTGTCCCGACAATCCTCTGAATTGCGCACGGCGTTTGACAGCCAGCTCGGTGAACGGGCGGAAGATCAGTTGCCGCGCCTGGCACGTGTGCTGGATTCAGTGCATATTCTGGCGGCGGTATATCCACCTGCGGCATCTCTGGAATGGCTTGCGGCCTGGCGCGAACTGGAAGATGCGGTGCGCGGGCGTCAGCGCGCGGAAATTGAACAATGCCGTCGTATTGCTCTGGCTCAGCTCCCATTCTGGGCGCATAGCGGCAAGCGTTAA
- the glnE gene encoding glutamate-ammonia-ligase adenylyltransferase translates to MNLMPLSPPLSEQWQHIASQLPDELKAKAAAPEIQMALSFSDFLADNLQAFPQWLTELTEQPVVADEWREYRGWLAAALEGVTDETQLMRELRLFRRRIMVRIAWRQALHQVSTTETLLQLSELAETLIVATRDWLYAACCREWGTPCNEQGVAQPLMILGMGKLGGRELNFSSDIDLIFAWPENGVTHGGRRELDNASFFTRLGQRIIKALDQPTADGFVYRVDMRLRPFGDSGPLVLSYAALEDYYQEQGRDWERYAMVKARIMGFEEDNWNQELRAMLRPFVFRRYIDFSVIQSLRNMKGMIAREVRRRGLSNNIKLGAGGIREIEFIVQVFQLIRGGREPALQSRSLLPTLEAIAELHLLSVEEVNTLRAAYLYLRRLENLLQSINDEQTQTLPDDPLNQARLAWGMSASDWESLRATLAGHMQAVRALFNDLIGDDEQRPDEQEPQDEAWRALWQDTLDADDTVPGLCHLSDADRQQVVALVADFRHELDKRTIGPRGRQVLDNLMPGLLSEICARPDAPLPLSRIMPLLVAIASRTTYLELLSEFPGALSHLVRLCAASPMVASQLARYPLLLDELLDPGTLYQATATDAYRDELRQYLLRVPEEDDEQQLEALRQFKQAQMLRVAAADIAGTLPVMKVSDHLTWLAEAIVDAVVQQAWVNMVARYGTPKHLDEKSGRGFAVIGYGKLGGWELGYSSDLDLVFLHDCPADVVTDGPREIDGRQFYLRLAQRIMHLFSTRTSSGILYEVDARLRPSGAAGMLVTTADGFADYQQNEAWTWEHQALVRARVIYGSAQLSARFTEIRNQILTSERDGERLRKEVSEMRDKMYQHLSGHHSDRFDLKTDPGGITDIEFIAQYLVLRYAHQVPGLTRWSDNVRIFELLARYDIMSDEEAQALTAAYVTLRDELHHLALQELPGSLPQGAFSAERDQVRQSWQKWLGQP, encoded by the coding sequence GTGAACCTGATGCCACTCTCGCCGCCACTGTCTGAACAGTGGCAACATATTGCCAGTCAGCTCCCGGATGAACTGAAGGCGAAAGCCGCCGCACCTGAAATCCAGATGGCGCTGAGCTTCAGCGACTTTCTGGCCGATAATCTTCAGGCATTCCCTCAGTGGCTGACTGAACTGACCGAACAGCCGGTGGTGGCCGATGAGTGGCGCGAATATCGCGGCTGGCTGGCCGCCGCGCTGGAAGGGGTGACGGACGAGACTCAACTGATGCGTGAGCTGCGGCTATTTCGGCGGCGCATAATGGTGCGCATCGCCTGGCGTCAGGCATTGCATCAGGTTTCTACTACTGAAACGCTGCTTCAGCTTAGCGAGCTTGCCGAGACTCTGATTGTCGCTACCCGCGACTGGTTATATGCCGCCTGCTGCCGGGAATGGGGCACGCCGTGTAATGAGCAAGGCGTGGCGCAGCCGCTGATGATCCTGGGGATGGGCAAACTCGGCGGGCGTGAGCTGAATTTTTCTTCTGATATCGATCTTATCTTCGCCTGGCCGGAGAACGGTGTGACTCACGGCGGGCGGCGCGAGCTGGATAACGCCAGCTTCTTCACCCGGCTGGGCCAGAGGATTATCAAAGCGCTGGATCAGCCCACTGCCGACGGATTTGTCTATCGGGTGGATATGCGCCTGCGGCCATTTGGCGACAGCGGGCCATTGGTGCTGAGCTATGCGGCGCTTGAGGACTATTACCAGGAACAGGGGCGCGATTGGGAGCGCTATGCCATGGTAAAAGCCCGAATTATGGGCTTTGAGGAGGATAACTGGAATCAGGAACTGCGGGCTATGCTGCGCCCGTTTGTGTTCCGTCGCTATATCGATTTCAGCGTCATTCAGTCTCTGCGCAATATGAAAGGGATGATTGCCCGCGAAGTCCGGCGTCGCGGGTTAAGCAATAACATCAAGCTTGGCGCGGGCGGTATTCGCGAGATTGAATTTATCGTCCAGGTATTTCAGCTCATTCGCGGCGGACGGGAGCCTGCGCTGCAATCTAGGTCGCTACTGCCTACTCTGGAAGCGATTGCCGAACTGCATCTGTTGAGTGTCGAGGAAGTGAACACCCTGCGGGCGGCTTATTTGTATCTGCGGCGTTTGGAGAACCTGCTGCAAAGTATCAATGATGAGCAGACGCAGACCCTCCCGGATGATCCACTAAACCAGGCGCGGCTGGCCTGGGGTATGAGTGCATCTGACTGGGAAAGCCTGCGGGCAACGCTGGCGGGCCATATGCAGGCGGTGCGCGCCCTGTTTAACGATCTGATTGGCGATGATGAACAGCGCCCGGATGAGCAGGAGCCGCAGGATGAGGCCTGGCGTGCTTTATGGCAGGACACTCTGGATGCAGATGACACCGTGCCGGGGCTATGCCATCTGAGCGATGCCGATCGCCAGCAGGTGGTGGCGCTGGTGGCGGATTTTCGCCATGAGCTGGATAAACGTACCATCGGTCCACGCGGTCGCCAGGTGTTGGACAATCTGATGCCTGGCTTATTAAGCGAGATTTGCGCCCGGCCAGATGCGCCGTTGCCTCTTTCAAGAATAATGCCGTTGCTGGTGGCGATTGCCTCCCGCACCACTTATCTGGAGCTGTTGAGCGAGTTTCCCGGCGCGCTCAGTCATTTGGTACGCCTGTGCGCCGCATCGCCGATGGTGGCCAGCCAGCTCGCCCGCTATCCGCTGCTATTAGACGAACTGCTGGATCCCGGTACCTTGTATCAGGCAACGGCAACCGATGCTTACCGTGATGAACTGCGACAGTATTTGTTACGGGTGCCGGAAGAGGATGATGAGCAGCAGCTGGAGGCGCTGCGCCAGTTTAAACAGGCACAGATGCTGAGGGTGGCGGCGGCAGATATTGCTGGAACGCTGCCGGTGATGAAAGTCAGCGATCATCTCACCTGGCTTGCCGAGGCGATTGTCGATGCAGTGGTGCAACAGGCCTGGGTCAACATGGTGGCCCGTTACGGGACGCCTAAGCATCTTGATGAAAAGAGTGGACGCGGGTTTGCGGTTATTGGTTACGGCAAGCTGGGCGGCTGGGAGCTGGGTTACAGTTCCGATCTCGATCTGGTCTTTTTGCATGATTGTCCGGCGGATGTGGTGACGGATGGCCCGCGTGAAATTGATGGCCGACAGTTCTATCTGAGGCTGGCACAAAGGATTATGCATTTATTCAGTACCCGCACTTCATCTGGGATCCTTTATGAAGTGGATGCCAGGCTGCGCCCTTCTGGAGCGGCGGGCATGTTGGTGACGACTGCCGATGGGTTTGCCGACTATCAGCAGAATGAGGCCTGGACCTGGGAGCATCAGGCGCTGGTGCGCGCACGCGTAATTTATGGATCCGCGCAGCTCAGCGCCAGATTTACTGAGATCCGCAATCAGATCCTGACTTCCGAGCGCGATGGTGAACGATTACGCAAAGAAGTGAGTGAGATGCGCGACAAGATGTATCAGCATCTTTCTGGCCACCATAGCGATCGTTTCGATCTCAAGACCGATCCCGGTGGCATCACCGATATTGAATTTATCGCCCAGTATCTGGTGCTGCGTTATGCCCACCAGGTACCTGGGCTGACGCGCTGGTCAGACAATGTGCGTATTTTCGAGCTGCTGGCTCGCTACGATATTATGAGCGATGAAGAAGCCCAGGCGTTGACGGCGGCATACGTGACGTTACGTGACGAATTGCACCATCTGGCGCTTCAGGAGCTACCCGGCTCGCTGCCGCAAGGTGCGTTCAGCGCCGAGCGCGACCAGGTGCGTCAAAGCTGGCAGAAGTGGCTGGGCCAGCCGTGA
- the hldE gene encoding bifunctional protein HldE yields the protein MKVTLPEFSRAGVMVVGDVMLDRYWYGPTSRISPEAPVPVVKVDTIEERPGGAANVAMNIASLGAGSRLVGLTGIDDAARALDKALSQVNVKCDFVSVSTHPTITKLRVLSRNQQLIRLDFEEGFQGIDPEPLHERINQALPQIGALVLSDYAKGALDSVQQMISLARSAGVPVLIDPKGTDFERYRGATLLTPNLSEFEAVVGRCVTDEELVERGMQLIADYDFSALLVTRSEQGMTLLQPGKKPLHLPTQAQEVYDVTGAGDTVIGVLAATLAAGNSLEEACFFANAAAGVVVGKLGTSTVSPIELENAVRGRAETGFGVMSEQELKQAVADARKRGEKVVMTNGVFDILHAGHVSYLANARKLGDRLIVAVNSDASTRRLKGDSRPVNPLEQRMIVLGALEAVDWVVSFEEDTPQRLISEVLPDLLVKGGDYKPEDIAGSKEVWANGGDVLVLNFEDGCSTTNIIRRIQADERS from the coding sequence ATGAAAGTAACGCTGCCCGAATTTAGCCGCGCAGGCGTCATGGTGGTTGGGGATGTGATGCTCGACAGATACTGGTATGGCCCTACCAGCCGTATCTCCCCTGAGGCACCGGTTCCGGTGGTTAAAGTGGATACCATTGAAGAGCGTCCAGGCGGCGCGGCTAACGTTGCCATGAATATCGCCTCTCTGGGGGCTGGGTCGCGTCTGGTCGGTCTGACCGGTATTGATGATGCGGCACGGGCGCTGGACAAAGCATTAAGCCAGGTCAACGTGAAGTGTGACTTTGTCTCGGTATCTACTCATCCGACTATTACCAAACTCCGGGTGCTGTCGCGTAATCAGCAGCTCATTCGCCTGGATTTTGAAGAGGGCTTCCAGGGAATTGATCCTGAGCCGCTGCATGAGCGGATTAACCAGGCTCTGCCTCAGATTGGCGCACTGGTGCTGTCCGATTACGCTAAAGGCGCGCTGGATAGCGTGCAGCAGATGATTAGCCTGGCGCGCAGCGCCGGGGTGCCGGTGCTTATCGACCCGAAAGGCACGGATTTTGAACGCTATCGCGGCGCTACGTTGCTGACGCCGAACCTGTCAGAGTTTGAAGCGGTGGTTGGGCGTTGCGTTACCGATGAAGAGCTGGTTGAACGCGGTATGCAACTGATTGCCGATTATGACTTCTCGGCGCTGCTGGTTACGCGTTCTGAGCAAGGCATGACTCTGCTGCAGCCAGGTAAAAAGCCGCTGCATCTGCCGACTCAGGCCCAGGAAGTTTACGATGTGACCGGTGCTGGTGATACTGTAATTGGCGTGCTGGCCGCAACTCTGGCCGCGGGTAATAGCCTTGAAGAAGCCTGCTTCTTTGCCAATGCTGCCGCAGGCGTTGTGGTAGGTAAACTGGGTACCTCTACCGTTTCGCCTATCGAGCTGGAAAATGCCGTACGCGGCCGTGCCGAAACCGGTTTTGGCGTGATGAGCGAGCAGGAGCTGAAACAGGCCGTTGCCGATGCCCGTAAGCGCGGTGAGAAAGTCGTCATGACCAATGGTGTATTCGATATTCTGCACGCCGGGCATGTCTCTTATCTGGCCAATGCCCGTAAGCTTGGCGATCGCCTGATTGTTGCGGTAAATAGCGATGCCTCCACCAGGCGGTTAAAAGGGGATTCTCGTCCCGTTAACCCTCTGGAGCAGCGCATGATCGTGCTGGGTGCGCTGGAGGCTGTCGATTGGGTGGTGTCATTTGAAGAAGATACGCCACAGCGCCTGATTAGTGAGGTATTGCCAGACTTGCTGGTGAAAGGCGGCGACTATAAGCCAGAGGATATTGCCGGAAGCAAAGAGGTATGGGCTAACGGTGGGGATGTGCTGGTTTTGAACTTCGAAGATGGTTGCTCAACCACTAACATTATCCGCCGCATACAGGCCGACGAACGCTCGTAA
- the ribB gene encoding 3,4-dihydroxy-2-butanone 4-phosphate synthase, with translation MNQTLLASFGTPFERVERALDALREGRGVMVLDDENRENEGDMIFAAENMTVEQMALTIRHGSGIVCLCITEERRQQLDLPMMVENNTSAFGTGFTVTIEAARGVTTGVSAADRLTTVRAAIADGAVPGDLHRPGHVFPLRAQAGGVLTRGGHTEATIDLVTLAGFKSAGVLCELTNDDGTMARAPQCITFARQHNMPVVTIEDLVEYRQAQARKAS, from the coding sequence ATGAATCAGACGCTTCTTGCTTCCTTCGGAACCCCTTTTGAACGCGTAGAACGTGCACTTGATGCGTTGCGTGAAGGGCGTGGTGTAATGGTTCTCGATGACGAGAATCGTGAAAACGAAGGCGATATGATCTTTGCTGCGGAAAATATGACTGTTGAGCAGATGGCACTGACCATCCGCCACGGTAGCGGCATTGTCTGCCTGTGTATTACTGAAGAGCGCCGCCAGCAGCTCGACCTGCCTATGATGGTAGAAAACAACACCAGCGCTTTCGGTACCGGTTTTACCGTCACTATCGAAGCGGCTCGCGGTGTAACGACCGGTGTATCGGCAGCAGATCGCCTGACTACCGTGCGCGCGGCTATCGCTGATGGCGCAGTTCCTGGTGATTTGCATCGCCCTGGTCACGTGTTCCCACTGCGTGCTCAGGCCGGTGGTGTGCTGACTCGCGGCGGCCATACCGAAGCCACTATCGATCTGGTGACTCTGGCTGGCTTCAAATCGGCGGGCGTGCTTTGCGAACTGACTAACGATGACGGCACTATGGCCCGCGCGCCGCAGTGCATCACTTTTGCTCGCCAGCACAACATGCCGGTAGTGACCATCGAAGATCTGGTTGAATACCGTCAGGCTCAGGCGCGTAAAGCCAGCTAA
- the zupT gene encoding zinc transporter ZupT, translating into MSAPLILTLLAGSSTFIGALFGVCGQKPSNRMLAFALGFAAGIMLLISLMEMLPAALGTPGVQPLLGYGMFAIGLLGYFGLDRMLPHAHPQDLINRQTRRPDLRRTALLLTLGISLHNFPEGIATFVTASSNLELGLGIALAVALHNIPEGLAVAGPVYAATGSKRKALWWAGLSGMAEILGGLLAWAILGSMVSPVVMAAIMAAVAGIMVALSVDELMPLAKEIDPHSNPSYGVLCGMAVMGLSLTLLQSIELG; encoded by the coding sequence ATGTCAGCCCCACTTATTCTTACCCTGCTTGCCGGCAGCTCAACTTTCATAGGAGCGCTGTTTGGCGTATGTGGCCAAAAGCCCTCGAATCGCATGCTGGCCTTCGCATTGGGGTTTGCGGCCGGCATTATGCTACTTATCTCCTTAATGGAGATGCTGCCAGCCGCGCTTGGCACACCCGGCGTTCAGCCGCTGCTGGGCTACGGTATGTTTGCTATTGGTCTGTTGGGCTATTTTGGGCTGGATCGGATGCTGCCTCACGCTCATCCTCAGGATCTTATTAATCGCCAGACGCGCCGCCCCGATTTGCGTCGCACCGCCCTGCTGCTCACCTTAGGCATAAGCCTGCATAACTTCCCGGAAGGGATCGCCACCTTTGTTACGGCAAGCAGTAATCTGGAGTTGGGGCTGGGCATTGCACTGGCCGTCGCGCTGCATAATATTCCGGAAGGGCTAGCCGTAGCAGGGCCGGTTTATGCTGCAACTGGCTCTAAGCGCAAGGCTTTATGGTGGGCCGGGCTGTCTGGTATGGCGGAAATATTAGGGGGATTGTTGGCATGGGCTATCCTCGGCAGCATGGTTTCACCTGTGGTCATGGCAGCGATAATGGCGGCGGTAGCCGGGATTATGGTAGCGCTCTCAGTAGATGAACTGATGCCACTGGCAAAAGAGATCGATCCCCATAGCAACCCAAGCTACGGCGTATTATGTGGCATGGCGGTTATGGGGTTGAGCCTGACGTTACTACAGAGCATCGAGCTGGGTTAA
- the zupT gene encoding dioxygenase, whose translation MNATRMPALFLGHGSPMNVLQDNHYTRAWRELGVSLPKPRAIIAISAHWMTSGVQVTAMDYPETIHDFRGFPQELYDIRYPAEGSPRLARELAELLAPDPVELLQEGWGYDHGSWGVLIKMYPDADIPVIQLSLDANRPAAWHLAVGRRLSELRNRGIMLVASGNVVHNLRTAQWQGDAEPFPWAVAFDEYVRENLRWEGPDEQHPLANYLEHPAGALASPTPEHFLPLLYILGSWDGVEPISLPTEGIEMGSLSMLSVQVG comes from the coding sequence ATGAACGCCACTCGTATGCCCGCGCTGTTTCTTGGTCACGGTAGCCCTATGAATGTGTTGCAGGACAACCACTACACGCGCGCCTGGCGTGAACTGGGAGTCAGCCTGCCAAAACCAAGGGCAATTATTGCTATTTCTGCCCACTGGATGACCTCAGGTGTGCAGGTAACGGCGATGGATTACCCGGAAACGATCCATGATTTTCGCGGTTTTCCCCAGGAGCTTTACGATATTCGCTATCCGGCAGAGGGTTCTCCACGGCTGGCCCGGGAACTGGCGGAATTACTGGCTCCGGATCCGGTAGAGCTGTTGCAAGAAGGATGGGGTTACGATCACGGCTCGTGGGGAGTGCTCATTAAAATGTACCCTGATGCAGATATTCCGGTTATTCAGCTTAGCCTGGATGCCAACCGGCCTGCGGCGTGGCATCTGGCCGTCGGGCGCCGCCTGTCGGAACTACGTAATCGCGGCATTATGCTGGTTGCCAGCGGTAACGTGGTTCACAACCTGCGTACTGCCCAGTGGCAGGGTGATGCTGAGCCGTTCCCGTGGGCGGTAGCTTTCGATGAATATGTGCGTGAAAACCTGCGCTGGGAGGGGCCGGATGAGCAGCATCCGCTGGCAAATTATCTTGAGCATCCGGCAGGTGCGTTGGCCAGCCCGACGCCCGAACACTTTTTGCCATTACTGTATATTCTGGGCAGCTGGGATGGCGTGGAGCCAATTAGTCTGCCAACTGAAGGGATCGAGATGGGATCGCTGAGTATGCTGTCGGTACAGGTTGGATAG
- a CDS encoding glutathionylspermidine synthase, which yields MERKDITERPDWRAKAQEYGFNFHTMYGEPYWSEEAYYHLSAAEVDKLETVTAELHQMCLQVVEKVVSSDELMAKFRIPKHTWEFVRQSWRSQQPSLYSRLDLAWNGQGEPKLLENNADTPTSLYEAAFFQWIWLEDQQRAGNLPADSDQFNSIQEQLIERFTALKEHHGFNLLHFTCCRDTEEDRATVQYLEDCAAEAGVASEFLYIDDIGLGEKGQFTDMQDQVISNLFKLYPWEFMLREMFSTKLEDAGVRWLEPAWKSIISNKALLPMLWKMFPDHPNLLPAYFAEDEHPALEKYVVKPLFSREGANIRIVEGEQEIARVDGPYGEEGFIVQQFYELPKFGDSYTIIGSWLINDSPAGIGIREDKELITQDLSRFYPHIFTE from the coding sequence ATGGAACGTAAGGATATTACCGAACGCCCGGACTGGCGCGCTAAGGCTCAGGAGTATGGCTTTAACTTCCACACCATGTACGGCGAGCCGTACTGGAGCGAAGAGGCCTACTACCACCTCAGCGCTGCTGAGGTCGATAAGCTGGAGACCGTAACTGCAGAATTGCACCAGATGTGCCTGCAAGTGGTCGAAAAAGTCGTCTCCAGCGATGAGCTGATGGCTAAGTTTCGAATTCCCAAACATACCTGGGAGTTCGTGCGCCAGTCGTGGCGCAGCCAGCAGCCATCGCTCTATTCGCGGCTGGATCTGGCCTGGAATGGTCAGGGCGAGCCAAAACTGCTGGAAAACAATGCCGATACGCCAACATCTCTGTATGAGGCGGCTTTCTTTCAGTGGATCTGGCTGGAAGATCAGCAACGCGCCGGGAACCTGCCTGCCGATAGCGATCAATTCAACAGCATTCAGGAACAGCTGATCGAGCGCTTTACCGCGCTGAAAGAGCATCATGGCTTTAACCTGCTGCACTTCACCTGCTGTCGCGATACGGAAGAAGATCGGGCGACGGTGCAGTATCTGGAAGACTGCGCAGCCGAAGCGGGCGTGGCCAGCGAATTTCTGTATATTGATGACATTGGCCTGGGCGAAAAAGGTCAGTTTACCGATATGCAGGATCAGGTTATCAGTAATCTGTTTAAGCTCTATCCGTGGGAGTTTATGCTGCGCGAAATGTTCTCTACCAAGCTTGAAGATGCCGGTGTACGCTGGCTGGAGCCTGCCTGGAAGAGCATTATTTCCAATAAAGCGCTGCTGCCGATGCTGTGGAAAATGTTCCCCGATCACCCCAATCTGTTGCCAGCTTACTTTGCTGAAGATGAGCATCCGGCGCTGGAAAAATATGTGGTTAAGCCACTATTTTCCCGCGAAGGAGCCAATATTCGCATCGTTGAGGGTGAACAGGAAATTGCCCGGGTTGACGGACCCTATGGCGAGGAAGGGTTCATCGTTCAGCAGTTCTACGAGCTGCCGAAATTCGGCGACAGCTATACGATTATTGGCAGCTGGCTGATTAATGACTCCCCTGCCGGGATCGGTATCCGTGAAGATAAAGAGCTGATCACCCAGGATCTGTCGCGCTTCTATCCGCACATTTTCACCGAGTGA